The Phaeodactylum tricornutum CCAP 1055/1 chromosome 6, whole genome shotgun sequence region TGGTTGTCCGACGAACTATGAATGAACATAGTGAACCCATGCCACGTCCTTGTAATTCAAGTACAACTTGaatgtgactgtgagcaattTTTTTCTGCAGCTTTGAAGCGTCAAGAGTCCGCAATGTACAATTGTCCCTAAAAGAATCATTCAACGCTTCAGGAATACATATTTGTTTAATTGTAGCTACGGTGTTCCTTCTTGTGCTGTAAAAATCGGCGTTCGTGAACTATCCCAAATTTCTTGTATATAACGTCCACGGCAAGTCAGATttcaactgactgtgaaagggAGCGCATTCTCTATGTTTGCAGGCCCTTTTGACAATCATCTGAGTCAGTTAATATTTTTAGAAAGGATAACAATACTTGTTGGAAAGTAGAGAGAGGGCCGAAAGTCGCTCGAAGACTGACGGTGTGTTACTCATCTTGGAGTTTAGCCCATAAGTCTTCCTATTGGGTGATCTTCGAAAAAGTGCAAAAGCCTAGATATGATGAAATGAGGTGGTCGAAAGGTGGGATGCCGTCAAATCAGCAATGCATCAAGCATCTCATATCGCTACTCAAAGTCAAGACCTGTCTGTACCCAtcatttgacagtgacaaacCTTGTGAAGCTGTTTGGCTTTACCCGGAAGCTCTCCCCTTGTCGAGGTGCGTTTATCTTCATTTACTAGATTCTATCTGCAAAAAGTTAATTTCAGTAAACGCAAGCGTTCCTCAACTTTACATttaaaatctttttcttgtcccgTACTCGACGGCGTTCAACGTATCGAAATAGTCGAACTCGATCATGAAGGTTCCGTTGCTGCTTGTGCTGGCTATTCTTATGTCGAAAAAGTCCGCAaatgctttttgttttcagaaAAACATAGCAATTTTAAGTGTCGGATATGCTAGAGAGCTGCACGAGCTTACAGGTAGTAGCCTCCGACTTTCAAACTCTTCCAAGGACAGGGAAGAACGAGCCCAGATTCGCTCCCGAGAATATTTTCAAGGCTTGTTAACAAGACCACTAAGTGAGGACAGAGAACGCATTACTGGCGACGAACTGCTTGGTCCGACTCTAAAGCTTGCAGGCGGGGTCACGTTGATTCTTTTGAGTTTGGTAGCCGCGTTTCTAGCCTCGAATGAAGTGCTGTTTCCAATTACAAGCTAACGAGTTCCCTGAAAAGTTATTTCGGCCACCTGGTCAGATAGGTATCCGAGAGGCCATCATCTACTACAACCACATGTTCATTCTTTGGGTAAATCATGACGCTTCATGCACAGTAGGATCGAATCGCTACGAGATGGCTTGTTATTCCCTATGCAGCAGACAGAATAAACAGATTAATGGACTTATTATTATCGTCCCTCCCATTCCAATGCAAAATCTAATCGCTctgacttacagttaaagaTCTTGTAAGGAAATGTTTAGCCTTTGCCGTTGTTTAAAACAAGAAAACCATATTGCATTGTTCGTTTAAAGTAGCTAGCCAGTCCCTCGGTAATCAATATCATGCAACCTAAAAATAGAAAATTGGACACCCCGTGGCTGGACTTCGTGATTTCTGGTCTCTAATTAACACAGTCTGTAATATGAGAGAATGGAATTTATTTTCTGAAGCTTTTTTTAAGGTTGTCCCGAGCAAAAATCCTTCCCGTTCCGATGCAACATTATATCGTTCCTGAATTAAGAAAAGATTGCCAACTGGAAATATTTTTTCAGCCTTCGTCGATTTTCAAAAACGAACCACATTCATTGACAGTCAGAGTACCTAGCCCCTCGGATGCAACATCACATCGTTCTGAATTGAAAAAAGATTGCCAAGGGGAAATCTTTTTCAGCCTTCGTCGATTTTAAAAACACGAGGAATACCACATAATTTATGTTTCATTGACAGTCAGAGTAGCTGGCCCCTCCATGTGAGCCATGGTCTCGAAGAACACTGTCTATATCAGTTATATAGATAGAGTAAATATCATCAAAATCTTTGAAGTTGCCCCAAATCATCCCATCTCTAGGGATTTCAAACAATCTGATCTCGGAAAAATTACATTTTACAGAATATGTATCAAGTGAGAACCATTTCAGGTCGTCATAAACGAAAATCTGGACCAAAGACTTGGATTTTAACTTCACCTGGTCTCAGGGTTTCTGTTGCTACGTAGGCTCATCGCCTGACCTGGGTCAGGCAGGATCTGAACCATATCTACGATAAAAAATACCTTTTTCAATATTTTCTTAATGTAAATGCTAAAAAAAATCAAAACTAACCTATACATGTCAAGTAGGTCTTACAAGCACCAACATAAGGTCCAACTCCGGATATAGGTTTGGGTCTTTAAAAAAGAGTAGAAAAAGCATCACTGACTGGATTGCCTGAGTAGTCCTTGAGACTCTTTTCTGAAGAACCGCGTCATGCGACAAATGAATAATAATAGACTCACAGTCATAAATATGCGTCTTCTCTGAAAAGTTATGAATCGCATTCAAAAAAATGTGGTTGCAATCCTTGACGCTGTACAGAGCTACCAAGGAGATAAAAACTAACTTCTCTCGATGATGCGCCCTTTGTAGGACCGACTGCATTGGCAGAGGAAACGGCATTTCTGTATAAATTTTTTACCGGTAGATATCATAGGAAAACTTCTAGAAATTAAATTTCAATAAGGAGTAAAATAATATAAAGGAATTGATTCATTTTTAAATCTATGCCAATCCGGGCCTTCAAACCGAAGACGCTCAACGAGACtatttttttgtttgtttggtAAAAAGATTTTTGAGTAAAGTCCAACCAAACAAAGCACTTTCACATCTGATTTTTTTTAAATCGTTGCTGTTAGGGAATACTACACTTTTTCATCTACGAATTACTTCAAATTAAATTCAAAGTGGTAGATTTGGCGATCATGAAAAACATATTTTGAATATGAGACGAGCAATAACGGACGGAACAATAAGGCCAATAGAGCTGATAGAGAAAATTAGACGAAGTTTTCTAGCGCTTTAGATGTCTTGAATCAGCAAATCCTTAAATCAACTCAATTATTTTCACCATTTTCTATTTTGTCGATCAAAGTGTTGTGTTCTAACGAAAAAAGAGTTTAGGAGATACGTTACAAATTGAGATGaaaattgtttcgtttgGTAAGAAAAGCATGTCGGGACGTTTCGACGTTCGAGTTCGTTTTACAATTCCCCTGCTTTGCTTGATTACTTTCATAGCCAGTAGAGTGTTTAAACAGGTGTACCAGCAAGAAGGACTTTAAAATGGCGGGTTGAAATAAAATATAAAGTGATGAATTAGAAGCATGTTCGGGACGTATTTACGAGTTCGTTACTATAAATTCGCTTGCCTTGCTGAATTTTTATTGTTAGCAGTACAGGGATAGGGAACAGGAACAAGCACGGTCAGCTTAATGCAATGATCTCTTGAAAAATTGTTAGTCTACTCCTTTTGTGTTTCTAATTTGACTTTTATCGAAGTCCGTTTCTCTTTTTGGGGCATCAGTCACTTTTTGTCATGTATTGACTCTCCGATCTGTCTTCTGTCATCGTGGACCTTGACCATGAGCTTTGACGTACGCAGCTTAAGTCAAAAACAGTTTCTGATCGCAAGATCTGCGATTCTTTCTTTAAGTTATGCAATCCATCCAAATTACCGCTCAAGCCGTTTTGTAGAAAATTGGCTCCGAAAAGGACCGAAGAAATCGCTGTAGGATTACCGGCATGTCTGAGTTTAAATTTTTAAGAACCAAAGCTTGAGCTCATATTGTTCGTCGAAAAGGCAGGGATTGTTTCAATGAGATAAGAATGTAGATAGAAGAATCTACAACTATTTGATTTCAACGATTTTTTCAATTCGAAGAAAGAGAGATTGCGGCAAGGATTGGCAGAGCCGAGTCCTTGGGGCCTTTCGGACTAGTGTCATATTTCCTTATCCGTTTTCTGAAATTATCGACCAGGATCTGCAATTGTGTCGTCGAAAAGTTCCGGTACGTATAGGTCGTCCGGGAAATCATCCGCACGATAACTTACCCATTCCAATATAGGAAGGTCACAAGAAATGAGGGATTCATTTCGTACCAAAACAGGCGACTTGGAATGTAGACCACAAATAGGAGCGTACCGTATTTACACAACCTACCTAGCCTATGTTAAGTTAATAAAGCTTCCTAGCTATTGAGAATGTTCATGAGCTCATCTCGTGAATGGAAACCCCCATCAGCCCCACCGGCACTAATGGAGGGCTTTCTGCTGTCGTTGTTAGCCAGGAGTACGCTACCTTCATTTTTTAATCTAAAGCTGTCGATTTTGACTTCGATTGTGTCCTCCATGATGTATCTGTGAACGTATGTTTTCCTGTTTGACAGCAAAATAAGAGTGAGCAGTTTTCTCTTTTAACAGCCACAGAGCAATAAAATAATCACCATACCCACCTTGTCTGTCCAATTCTATTTATTCTAGCTAAAGCTGCGCACATGCAGAGGTACCGATATTTGTTAGGAAAATCGGAGTCCAAAATCTTTCGTTTTGTTGGACGTACCTTGGCTATCAAGACTGTGATTCAACAGAGGTTCAACTAGGAAAACATGGGACGCCTCCAAAATAGTCAAACCCTCAGCAGCCTTCTTGACATTCAAAAGTAGAACATCGCAACCCACAGACTGCAAGTCTCTGACGCTACCACTAAGGTCTTTTAGGCTTCTTGCACGTGTGTACCCAACAGCGTTGTCTTCCAGAGCTTGCTGACAAATATCAATCATATCTTCCCATTGGCTGAAAACAATGGATTTTTCTCCTTTATCTTGCACGTCCATGATATCAGCAACAAGTCTCGTGACTTTTGTTCCCCAGCTTCCTTTCACTACTCGACGAGTTTCACTTCCATTAGAACTGCTCTTCTCGACAGCAACCATCACATCCTCTCTGCTTGTGCGCACGGTACACCGTAGTGGACATTTGATTTCTCCCGAAATTGTACGAAGCTTTTCTAGGCAAGGAGTATAGTGAAACGAATGTCCGCATCGAAGAACCGCTCGCTCCCCCGTCAATTCGCTTAAACATACAACACAGGTTTCTTCATCACCTTCCGCGGAATACTTTCGGCTATGCCACTGGTTCTTTAAATAGCGTAGCGATTGATGCGCTCGTCGAAGATCACCCAAAGCCATGGCTTGTTTTGCGGCACTATCATGATACCTGGGGCACGCATCCACGGGAAAGACGATCGCGTTCAATTCATCATCCGAAAATTTGGTTGGATCTTCGCCCGCCTGAAGCAGTCTCATTGGCCTCTTGCACTGATTTAACTCGTCCAAGTCGTTGAGCAAGTCCAAGTGGACCCTCCATAAGCTAGAAGCAGCAAGTTTTTCCCGTTTCTGCCATTCGAGAACGCTGAAAAATTCTTTGGCTCTTTCTTCTATGTGCGTACCAACGTCCCTGAGAAACTTTGACTCTAGCATCGATTTGATCTGTGCGTACACCGACCTCAGAACGAGCAAAGTCACCTTGTCTACTTCAAGCTCATCAAGGACGTCACCAATCTTGCAGTGGCGACATTCCGGGCCGGTCTGCTTCCAGTCGGCTTTGCACACCCTGCAGCAACTGTTTTCAACAATCTCATCCTTTTGAGGGAAAGGACTTAGGGAAAGAACAGTAGCCATTGTCTTTGAGTGCATTCCAGGCTGACATCGAAACTGCGTTAACTTCCTGGTCTCCTGGACAACCAAGTTGTTTGTGGCTTCACGCATTTTGAAACCCCTTGAACCACTTTTGCTCGTCCGTGGCGGTTTGCCCTTAAGGCCTACTCGAATTCCTTGTATTCGCAGGTCCATGGCAGTTCGAAGCCCAGCGATATCGTTGAAGTCAGGAAAGGGTATAAAGCCGTTTTGAGTGTCCACAGCAGCGCTGAATCCCCGACTGGTGTATCCTTCCAAATCTTGCAGAATCCTCTCGACAATTTGCCTCTGCTCACCTTCATTGCCGTACAGACAGCAAAGAACCAAAAACTCGTCCCACCACTTTTCGTCCCAACAATCTCCACCACTCTGGGAAAGATGCGTTCCTTGTTGTGATAACTTCCCAAGTGCTTCATCGTGATACAATCTCTTGCTTGAAATGTTCTGAAAATGATTTTTACAACTGTCATGGGTCGCTCTTGCTGAGGCCAGATAGAGACTTTCGATTTGGCATGCTTCGTCTTTCATTCTTTTCGCCCGTGAACACAAAACTTGCTCCGTCAAAGCTTCACGATCTATCACAGCCGAACCTTCTTGTGAAATCCCGGCATATCTTTCCAAACATAACGCCCCGTTGTTCAGGGAATGCAGTCGTTGTAAAGGATCCTGTGCAATCGTAGCTTCAAACAGCTCGCATTCAAGTCCGACACAGAACTCAGATTCTAAGGAACTGGTGGCCTGTCGTCCATGAACCTCTTTCTCGCTCGGTGGAAAGCAGCCGGACAGGCAAATTCGCCAAGTCTTCGATTTTTTAGTGTGAAATCCCGTTGCAAAGCTCCAATCATTCAATCCCGCATACtccgaaagaaaaattcttgaAACGTCGATCCATTCGTCGCCAGCCCCTTGATAAGGAACCTGTATTGTGCAGTCTCTGGGACACAGGGATCTTTGTTGGCCATCCACCAAAACATCTAGGGTGGAAGACTCGCGCAGGGGTCTGAGGCGAATTTCGGTTAACTTTTTCGCACATTGAAAATCAATCTGGGCCCAAATGCTTGTGTTTGCATTCTTGGAGAATTTCCATTCCAGTCGCAATTTGCCATTCCCGACAATAGAATATGGAGACTGGAAGCCTTTCATCCCAGTTACAACCGCTTCCCCTATGACAAGCGTTGGTGCAGCATTTTTTTCAGTTTGCATAAGAGACTCCTGATACAAGTCACCTGTCAACCAAAATGTAAAATTTTAGAAAAAGGAGATTGACTAGAACAAAAGATCGTCAACTTACAGCTTTTCTTCATTAAAATctcatcctcttcttccacatTTACTCCAAAGAATTTTTTTGCTTCAATTTTCAGCGTTGATAGAGCTGCCATGGCGTTTGTGTGCATGACGGCTAAACGCTGTGACTCCTCACACTTTAACTTTGCCTCCTCGATAAAGCGTTCGAGAATCTGATCCATTGTCATAACTCGCGAATTTAAGCTCGACATGGAACCTTCACGGCGTTTTCCCAAAAGTCTAGAAGCATGACCCCGCCCTATACCACTTGAACCTACTTGTGGATGGCAACATGCTGCACGTAGTTTATGAAGGCGATCAGCCAATGTAGTCAATCGGTTGGAATTTGATCTTTTCCCCTCGCTCTCTCGTTCTGTGATTTCACCAACCAGGGTGATGGTCTGCTCAAGTTGCCTCTCATAAAAGTGTTTCTCGATCGACGAGAACCGTAGCAAAACCTTTTCCTCGACTTGCTCAGGCACCCCCATCTGTCTTCGAACTGAATCAAGCTCGGAGGTAGACCTCCAAAATACCTTGCAAAGGAGTTGTTGAATTCTTTCTTCAATACCTCTATGTGCTAACGAGAAGCATTTTAGAAACAACGCAATATCCTGAAAAGGCAGCATGcgaagaaaaaggagcaaTCCATATAGATCTTCCACTCTTCCCCGCCCGATGGGGGTACCGGAGACACACCAGCGATGATCGGTTTCGAGTTTCAAGGCCATGATGGCAGATTTTGCAGTAGGTGTCTCCACTCTTTGAGCTTCATCAAGACATATGCGCCACCAGCGAATTTTCGTCAACGGAGATGGGACAACTCGGTatctctttcttcttctaagGTTGCCTTGTTCACTTCGAATCCCCGCAAGGAAGCGATTATCATCCGAATGGTTTAGATCTGACATGAGTGTGTCGAAAGTTATGAGCACAATGTCAGCATCAGCAAGTCGTGCAGGGTGAATAAGTTGTATGGCATCACTAAAGCACTCTTTCTTCCAGTGCTTCATCTTACACGTTGCTTCCACGCCATTATACACAATACATTTCGTTGACCGCCCTTCGAGTTGAACAGTATGCTTTTGAATCTCTTGCTCCCATTGACGAAGGATGGCGGAAGGGGTAACAATCAAGGTAGCTCTACTAATGGTCATTTGCCCATTCCTTAAAAAACAGCAAGGGCAGCAAGCTTCATCCATTGAAAGTCTACAGTGACTGCCAGGACCTGAGGGTGAACGACGAAATGTATATGGGGTGCTTGCCTTCATCAACGCATCTGTCGAGTCGAATGATGCACAAAATTCATGCATAGGCTCTTTACAGGAGCAACATATAATGATCAGTTCTTTTTTTAGATCAGGAAGGGAAATAAGCTTTCCGCATATGCATGATCCAATGTAATCATCCTGAAGCCACTGTTCGGTCGCCACGGGGAgatcgtttctttttggctcCGGTGTTACCAGACGGGTGTTCGTTGCCGCAATTGAAAGACAAGAGATACCTGCAAATGATTCAAGATGAGGATTTCTTGACGTCACTGTGTCACCTTTATTAAAATATGTTTCACTTCGGCGTTCCTTCCGATACTCAACGTCTCGGACCTCAGTAGAACGATTCTGTTCAGATAAGTCGTCATGACACTCAGCGACGTCACGTGACCGACTAAATTCGGAATCAAGGTTCCGTCTCGCAAAAGGTACAGGTAAAGATGCGACTGTTGGTCTTCGATTGGCCAAGATGCAAGACAATACTTCTACAGTTTTTCCTAAGCCCATCGACTCAGCCAAAATCCCACCTCTCGGTTGAGGCATGTTGTccgccatcattgatttGGCAGCTGAATAAGTTCTCGTAATCCACCCAACAAAAGGTGAGAAGAAGATATTGCCATGTCGATCATCTTCCGCGACTTGACTCAATGGTAAAGGATCTCCGAAGGGTCTCAACCCTACCCAAGCCAATTTCCACTCCTCACCTTCGGCTTTCGACCGCTCACGTTCTAACATCCATTTCACAGCTTCAGCTTGATACGGACGTAATTTAGGTTTGAGATCTGGAATGACGAGGTCATCAGGTACGCTTTCCCGTTCTAAATGAGTGATGAGCTGCTTGTTATCAGTCAATGCGTATATTTGTCGGGCAGAAATCGGAGAGAAATCGATAGTAGACACCACGTTGGGTAAAGTATCATGAATAATGGTGTCTGGAAAGAGAGCAGCAAGGACTGAGTGGATGCTGTTGGCAGCGCTGTAACGCCTCGCGTTTGCCGGCCGTCTTATAGGCAGCACTTCAGGGCGACAGCAATCCAGTGCTTTCTCCGTGAGTGAAACATCCAGACACCAATTGTTTGTGTCTGAACGTCTCAGGAAGAGAATTATGAGATTACTGTCCAGAATTTCTTGAAAGATCTTTGGGCTTTTCCCAAGTAAAGGAAGCTGAAAAGCCTTCCATAAGTCAAAAGCGCCCAAAGACGTCCGTACTGGCAAACAGAGTGGCTTGTCCACCCCCAGGTCTTTGTCCGTTTGTACAGTTGCCTCGGGAAGCTTTAGTGCTTTCGTGAATATAGAGCTATTTCCTGAACGGTTACTATCGTCCTGCTGAAATCGATAAAAGATGAAAACATTTCTGCCGGATTGGGAATCCTCGACAACCTCAATAGATATTTCCGGAACCTCGATTGAAGAAATAAATCCTTGGTTTTCCGGCTTAAAACTTACTTGCTTCTTTGATCTCTTCTTTGCTTTGGGGTTTTGCGTTTGAGATGGTGTTGCGTGGACTGTGCGAAGTGGCGTCGTTTTATCGTGAGAAGGCATACATGATTTGTCGGTCCCGACGGGTTCACCCGCGAATAGAGCACGGAAAGTAGAGTCGCCAACTTCCCTGCGTCCGAAGACTTCTTTCTCTTCACTAGGAACCTTTTGTAAAGGAGTGGACTTAGAGCGACCCATATTCTTTCCTTACAAACTCTTTTCGTGATAAATTAAAAACAAAGGAGTGAGATGTATTCAGACGATAACAATTGAGCGGtcctttttccaaagcagcaaaaggAATTGTCGACAGTTAGAGGTCATGTGGAAAGAAGCGATGGAAGAGCGGGGAACCGCTTTATGAATGCGCTACTCACGTCGCTAGCTGCCGAAATATTgttttttgactgtgatgttacagttacagttacagtgaatcacagtcagtaaaaGCTAGAGATGTAACACGACCTCGCTGCCAATTCTTTCACTGGATAAATACAATCGGGAAAATTCATCTGGATCTGCGAGTGATTTATACGTAATATAACCGTAAAGAAAAGACCGGCACCCTACTACAGAGCCCCCAATTCAGGGTTTCTGAGAAGCTTTTCATCTCGATCGATGATTCCCTCCTCGGCCGTAGAAGAAACCGACAAAAACTGTTGATCgaactcctggtaaggacaacgtctcaccagaagttcaatcgcctactgctaaaagacaagtcgcttccgtcccacacacaacgaatcacagccccacagtccctacgaatatccaagagtacaatgtagactcataatcttcgtagttcatcgttttcctcaactgtgatctccatcgtcgttttgtgttcttcaatagaactacgaagcaaccccacCGTCTTTCCGCGCCAACCCCTGCCCTACCGCCCATCCGCCATCTCTTCGGTCCCGATGTCGACCTCCGCTCATTTCAAACTgagcgactttcctcacaaagtcctcgatCCGATTGCCACTCTCACCGTTCCCCCGACCTACGCGACCATCAAGCATGCTCAACGCCAGCTCATgaccaacgccgccgccattccCACGCTCAATGGTGGTGGCGCCCATGGCCATATGGCCTTGACCCTCACCCCCCTTGCCTACGCCGACATCAGCAACGTCCCGTTCGTCATTCCCGTCGCCCCTCCGGCCAATCCGCCCCCCGGTGCCACGCAACCGCAAAtcaccgaaaacaaccgTGTCCATCAACGCGACGCTGACATCTATAACTTGTATGTTGCCGTCAACAATGCCCTCCGCCAGCAGCTTCTCGATGCGATTCCTCGCATCTATGTGCGCGCCCTTGCGCAC contains the following coding sequences:
- a CDS encoding predicted protein — translated: MGRSKSTPLQKVPSEEKEVFGRREVGDSTFRALFAGEPVGTDKSCMPSHDKTTPLRTVHATPSQTQNPKAKKRSKKQVSFKPENQGFISSIEVPEISIEVVEDSQSGRNVFIFYRFQQDDSNRSGNSSIFTKALKLPEATVQTDKDLGVDKPLCLPVRTSLGAFDLWKAFQLPLLGKSPKIFQEILDSNLIILFLRRSDTNNWCLDVSLTEKALDCCRPEVLPIRRPANARRYSAANSIHSVLAALFPDTIIHDTLPNVVSTIDFSPISARQIYALTDNKQLITHLERESVPDDLVIPDLKPKLRPYQAEAVKWMLERERSKAEGEEWKLAWVGLRPFGDPLPLSQVAEDDRHGNIFFSPFVGWITRTYSAAKSMMADNMPQPRGGILAESMGLGKTVEVLSCILANRRPTVASLPVPFARRNLDSEFSRSRDVAECHDDLSEQNRSTEVRDVEYRKERRSETYFNKGDTVTSRNPHLESFAGISCLSIAATNTRLVTPEPKRNDLPVATEQWLQDDYIGSCICGKLISLPDLKKELIIICCSCKEPMHEFCASFDSTDALMKASTPYTFRRSPSGPGSHCRLSMDEACCPCCFLRNGQMTISRATLIVTPSAILRQWEQEIQKHTVQLEGRSTKCIVYNGVEATCKMKHWKKECFSDAIQLIHPARLADADIVLITFDTLMSDLNHSDDNRFLAGIRSEQGNLRRRKRYRVVPSPLTKIRWWRICLDEAQRVETPTAKSAIMALKLETDHRWCVSGTPIGRGRVEDLYGLLLFLRMLPFQDIALFLKCFSLAHRGIEERIQQLLCKVFWRSTSELDSVRRQMGVPEQVEEKVLLRFSSIEKHFYERQLEQTITLVGEITERESEGKRSNSNRLTTLADRLHKLRAACCHPQVGSSGIGRGHASRLLGKRREGSMSSLNSRVMTMDQILERFIEEAKLKCEESQRLAVMHTNAMAALSTLKIEAKKFFGVNVEEEDEILMKKSCDLYQESLMQTEKNAAPTLVIGEAVVTGMKGFQSPYSIVGNGKLRLEWKFSKNANTSIWAQIDFQCAKKLTEIRLRPLRESSTLDVLVDGQQRSLCPRDCTIQVPYQGAGDEWIDVSRIFLSEYAGLNDWSFATGFHTKKSKTWRICLSGCFPPSEKEVHGRQATSSLESEFCVGLECELFEATIAQDPLQRLHSLNNGALCLERYAGISQEGSAVIDREALTEQVLCSRAKRMKDEACQIESLYLASARATHDSCKNHFQNISSKRLYHDEALGKLSQQGTHLSQSGGDCWDEKWWDEFLVLCCLYGNEGEQRQIVERILQDLEGYTSRGFSAAVDTQNGFIPFPDFNDIAGLRTAMDLRIQGIRVGLKGKPPRTSKSGSRGFKMREATNNLVVQETRKLTQFRCQPGMHSKTMATVLSLSPFPQKDEIVENSCCRVCKADWKQTGPECRHCKIGDVLDELEVDKVTLLVLRSVYAQIKSMLESKFLRDVGTHIEERAKEFFSVLEWQKREKLAASSLWRVHLDLLNDLDELNQCKRPMRLLQAGEDPTKFSDDELNAIVFPVDACPRYHDSAAKQAMALGDLRRAHQSLRYLKNQWHSRKYSAEGDEETCVVCLSELTGERAVLRCGHSFHYTPCLEKLRTISGEIKCPLRCTVRTSREDVMVAVEKSSSNGSETRRVVKGSWGTKVTRLVADIMDVQDKGEKSIVFSQWEDMIDICQQALEDNAVGYTRARSLKDLSGSVRDLQSVGCDVLLLNVKKAAEGLTILEASHVFLVEPLLNHSLDSQALARINRIGQTRKTYVHRYIMEDTIEVKIDSFRLKNEGSVLLANNDSRKPSISAGGADGGFHSRDELMNILNS